Genomic segment of Tamandua tetradactyla isolate mTamTet1 chromosome 1, mTamTet1.pri, whole genome shotgun sequence:
TTCTGGTAGGATATTCCCTAAGGCAATTCAGCAAAGTCTATCAAATTTACAGATATATATCCTTTGACCCAAAAATTCCACTTCTATAATCTTGTTCTACAGATATACTTGCACATGTACATAAGTGAAAGATTATTCATTTCAGAGTTGTTTGTAAtagtaaaatattagaaacaatctaaatgcccatcaaaaaGAGAGATTTAGATGTTTCACTGTGTGTAGGTACAATTTTTACTGTATGAATATATTGCTTATTAATAAAATTGGATGAAATTAAGCCGAACAGTGATAAAAGTGGTCTGAAGATTTTTTTATATCAACTTTAAAGCTCTTGCCTAATCTTCAATTCCAAAAATCACAAATCTTTGTTtcaattttacaattaaaatatcttgttgactttgttctttttctttgtaaatttcaTAATAGCTTTTGCCCAAATCAGTAATTATGACCAGAAGATAAATGTCCTAATTGAGGTACTAGGATCTTCCACTGTGGCTTTCCTCAGCTAGgacattttaaattcatttatttcttcatttctcttctctcctcctatattttactagaataaataCATTATTTGTCATTCGGGTTGAAACACATGAAAACCACAATGATCTTTCatacaggggctcagggaatgaACATGAATGTAGGCTCCAGTAAAACAAAGGCCCTTAAATCTGAGACCAATGAAGGAAGAAATATGTGGAAGGTGAGTAGGtggttggttggggtttgactgCGGAAAAAAGCTAAACAAAGCAACTATGGCTTACTGAGCACACTTAGCTGCAGAGGTCACCAAGTGAACCAAGCATGCTCCCCCCAGGAGATGGCAAGCATCAGTCGTCCCAGGAATCACTGACAATGCCCCAGGTAAGGCAGGATGCTTTAACTGTATATGAAAGAATGTTTCAACTCATTCACACATTTACTGACAGCACCTTTTTTAATGTGTCTTGTCTCTTCAGTAAGACCATCTCCTGGAAGGAAGGCCCACAATCtatacttttttacttttctatgtGTCCATGGCACCCCATGGGGTAGCAGACTGAGGCAGAGGGGACGTCAAAGGACATCTGCAAAGGTTAGAAACAATACCCTGAAGAAGCCCACTGAGACATGAGTAAACGAAGAGAAGgtaccaaaaggaaaaaaggtctgctctgaggtactggagtCTCTCCTCCCAACAGCTCTGATCCGAGATTTCAAGCCCAGAAAAAAAGTGTTGACTTGGCCAGGGCACATAAAGGGAGCCTGAGAGAGAGCCCAAAAACAGTCTTGGGACTACCATTGGATGGAGGAATAAAACACATAGACTGAAGCACTAGAAAGACAAGAGGCTCCTCCAAGGCCTCAGGATTGCTGGTCTGAAGACAAAGCTGAAGGGCCCCAcaatgagaaatgagaaggagcATGGTGCCAGCTGAAGGATTTTAGGGTGGCAAAATATAGATAAGTGCCAAACATCATCTGCCAAGGGTAAGGATGACAATGGGTCATGGACATAACATGATGGATTACCTGTGGAGCAGTCCATTTGTGTCAGGCCAAGCTCACCGGAAGCTTTCATTTTCTTAGCAGTGTGCATTGAGGTAGTGGGTGAGACCAAAGGGTTTGTGGTAGAAAAACAGGAAGGAATCATATCAATGCTACTGCCTGGGGCCTGTTCGGCCTGCTCCATCTTCCTTTTCCGAGAAGGCATAGCAATGGAAGAAGGCGTCATTGTCACTGCAGTTTGTGCTCTCCCAAGCAGGTGGCAGCCAGGGATGGAGTACTGGAGCAGGAAATGGTCGATCCGGGCCTTTAGGGAGGGGTGTGGCAGAGGCTGGGAGTGTGGAGTAAAGGCTACTCCTGTGAAAGGGTCGCTGGGCACACGGCCCCATGCAGCCTCACTGCGGTTACATTTCTCCAGTGTGCTCTGATCAATGACCTTGCCTGAGGGCAGCAGCATGGGGCAAGGCATGATCTCTAGGGTGATGGGATCCAGGAACTCCTCCGGCACATCCTGTATTACCTCGGCAAGCTCCTGTAGCCTGGAGGGGGCCTCCTGGTCCTCAGTTTGGTTCCTGGGGTCACAGTCACTCTCCATGGGCAAGGTTGGGGCCTGGAGAGCCAAGCTCTGAGGGAGGCTCTCTGAAGCAACCAGCAGGACACTGTCTATGACCTCCTGAGAGCAGGTTTTGGCTGGCTGACCCCATACCTCCAATCGCTTGATGCAAGGGATACCACTGCCTGTTACATGGGTGATGCAGATCTTAAGATGGGCCACGTGGCTAAGGGAAAGAACCCCTTTATTCCAGAGCTCTTGGGTCACAGTAGCAGGGGAAGGTAGTGTAGCTTCCATTGGACCAAAAGGTGGTCGGGCCTTGAACCCCCTGTGGGTAAATACCACTTGGCTCTGGTTTTTCAACAAGACTTTGCCTACCAAGGTGAATACCTCTTTGCTTGGAATGGATGGCTCAGCTGGGCCTGGAGTCTGACACTCAGAGGTACTCCAAGAAGCACTGCTGGATAAGGCAGATGTGTACATTTCCAGGCCAATGACATTCTGGGCTCCCCCGGCTGTGAGGTCTATGTTGATCCTACAGATTTCCAcagtaaaaggaaaggaaacaatcACATAGATTGGTGGCCTAATGAAATACTCTGACCTAAAACCACGACTTCTCTTTATGAGGTCTTCAGAGATGAGATTTTCTACTTCATAACCATCAGCTGATATCTAGAGTTAATGACAAATAAAAGACACATTGATTTGATGAGGTCCAAATAAAGATAAGTTTTCAAGAACTTACCACTTCTAAAAAAAACACCTTAAAGAAAATCTGAagttcttcctttaaaatttccTCTATAAAACCTAATTTCTccagttttttgtttctgttttgcagGTACCCAAAATCAGGTCAAAGGCAGAACACAGCTATGTCCCCAAGTACTGCCCATCCTGAAAATATACAAACAATAAAATCATGCCCTGCCCAACCAAACCaaaaatctcttaaaaaaaaatctctatgaaGAGGGAGCAGAAAttctaatgctttttatttcaggGGTTGAAAACATGCAGATTTAGGGAAAAACAAAGATGTCCattaaattttttcatgttgtattTGGACTCTactgattttaacattttcactGGAAGGCATAAGAAGCAAGCTTTTTGTAAATCTATGAATGATGAAACCTGGTAAAAAATGTATGCTCAGCAACAAAGGCCacaaaagacaatggaaaagttaaaagaatagaTGTGCTAGGGGGTGGAATtgagtgtgatttttaaaaatatttctttcaatatttctaaaattgTTATAACCAGTGAAAATTTTAAGATATCTTTGTCCAAAGGAGTTAGCCTAATTACCTGAGACCTTTTGTATGCCAAGGTCTATACTACATATATGCAGTATGTACATAAACTCCAACTTAGGGAAGGGGCCCAATTCTCTTGTTGCTCTATTCTTAGTCTGGGCTATGGAAAGATACTCTCCTTTGTATAAAAGGAGGAGCTTAActgaaataacaaagactaaggTATACAAATAACCAATATAAATGATCATTTATAACACTGAAATTTAGCAAGAATTACGGAGGAGAGGGTATTTCTACCTCTGTTAATAACTTTGGGTGGGAACTAAAATTGATCAGAGGGAAAAGCACGTGTAAAGACCCTCCATAAAATGAGTCACGGCTCATGTTATAACAGTGCTTAAGCCTAACCCATGCTTATCTAAATATCACCAGTGGGAATCTAAAACAATTACAGTGAAAGTACACTAAGCCTAAATTAAGTTCACATACACAGGGTAGGAAACGGGGAAAATATGAAAGATACatattgtatatttatacataaGTATATATTACTTGCTTTGTTTACCTTGTTGCAGTGAATTCTTGGTCTGAACTGGGGAAGGCAAAGATTTATTACCATCTTTGTGGTTGAAAGAATAACTTCCAAGCATCAGAAACAgccttaaacaaaataaaaataaaaaaaccttgGAATTAGGtaagttaaaatttaattctAAACTTTCAGGACTTGATTTCTAAGAGAACAGACTCATGCAAGGTtacaacaaaaaatttaacaCACACACTCATGATCTATGCTTACTCTCTTTATATTCTGTATGTgatgttggaaaaaaaattagtcaCTTAAAAATTTTGCAGAATACTACTGCAGGCTGAGCAGATTAGCCTAGATAAGAGCAGTCCTCCTAGTTCTCCAGCTGACAGTTGCTCTAAAAAGCTAGTCAGGGCAAGACCTTATCAACTCTGCAGGGGTCTCCTAACAGTAAGGAGAGGGCCAACAGTGCCTCAGCTCAATAAAGAACAGGACCACTGAGCGAGAGGGTTTAAGAGTAGAAAAGGTCAGAGAAAATAATCACAGCAGTGCTGGACAATTTTATCACTTAACACTTGCCAGTGCAATTATATTTtcttatgaaaaagaaaacaattataacagaaaaaataattattcagaAGTAAAATCTTAGATCATTTTAATGAGCAATTTATCTAACACCCTTTGATACTCCTCTATAAAGAAGTAAGGCGGCCACTATAAGCATCCCTTCCAGTGGCGGGTCCCTCCAATGGATCTGAACTCCACGGGTGAGACCAGCCAGCTACTTACTCTTCTGCCAGACTGCCCTGTGCTTTTCCTAGACAATGCCATGGAAAACTCTTTTGGCCCAATAGGGACAGATCACCCTCTggggtctttttgttgttatgcCTGATAGGTGCTACTTGCAGAGGCCTGGCAAGTCAAGCAGAGGCCAGGCATTCTGCAACATCTGAGTGGGCAAGTTTCTCACAGTGTAGATCTGTCTCAGGTGACTTTTAAATCTTTCTTATTATTTCAGCCTAGTCCTTAAATCAGTTTTACATATTAACACAAGGCATttttttaacatgattttaaGAGCTCGTGAATTTTCTATGAAGGAAACTTCCATATAAATCATGGAAATATTGTTGTTTCTTTCAGACCTTTACCAAGAGGTGCTGACCATTTCTGAAAACCGTATCACTGAAAACAATGCTACACACATGTCAGTCTGCATCCTAGGTAATTCTACATGCTGGTAAAAAGCTTCTGATTATGTTCTaagtgatgggaaagttctggtaatggatggtaataAGGGTGACAAaaaattgtgaatgtgattaattccattgATTTGTATTCTTGGGagtagttgaga
This window contains:
- the UBOX5 gene encoding RING finger protein 37 isoform X1, with product MVINLCLPQFRPRIHCNKISADGYEVENLISEDLIKRSRGFRSEYFIRPPIYVIVSFPFTVEICRINIDLTAGGAQNVIGLEMYTSALSSSASWSTSECQTPGPAEPSIPSKEVFTLVGKVLLKNQSQVVFTHRGFKARPPFGPMEATLPSPATVTQELWNKGVLSLSHVAHLKICITHVTGSGIPCIKRLEVWGQPAKTCSQEVIDSVLLVASESLPQSLALQAPTLPMESDCDPRNQTEDQEAPSRLQELAEVIQDVPEEFLDPITLEIMPCPMLLPSGKVIDQSTLEKCNRSEAAWGRVPSDPFTGVAFTPHSQPLPHPSLKARIDHFLLQYSIPGCHLLGRAQTAVTMTPSSIAMPSRKRKMEQAEQAPGSSIDMIPSCFSTTNPLVSPTTSMHTAKKMKASGELGLTQMDCSTGPVSHEQKLSQSLEIALTSTLGSMPSFTARLTRGQLQHLGTRGNSTSWRPGTSSEQPGSSLGPECASCKRVFSPYFKKEPVYQLPCGHLLCRPCLGEKQRSLPMTCTVCQRPFASQDVLRVHF
- the UBOX5 gene encoding RING finger protein 37 isoform X2, with amino-acid sequence MVINLCLPQFRPRIHCNKISADGYEVENLISEDLIKRSRGFRSEYFIRPPIYVIVSFPFTVEICRINIDLTAGGAQNVIGLEMYTSALSSSASWSTSECQTPGPAEPSIPSKEVFTLVGKVLLKNQSQVVFTHRGFKARPPFGPMEATLPSPATVTQELWNKGVLSLSHVAHLKICITHVTGSGIPCIKRLEVWGQPAKTCSQEVIDSVLLVASESLPQSLALQAPTLPMESDCDPRNQTEDQEAPSRLQELAEVIQDVPEEFLDPITLEIMPCPMLLPSGKVIDQSTLEKCNRSEAAWGRVPSDPFTGVAFTPHSQPLPHPSLKARIDHFLLQYSIPGCHLLGRAQTAVTMTPSSIAMPSRKRKMEQAEQAPGSSIDMIPSCFSTTNPLVSPTTSMHTAKKMKASGELGLTQMDCSTGPVSHEQKLSQSLEIALTSTLGSMPSFTARLTRGQLQHLGTRGNSTSWRPGTSSAWEQPGPRVCLLQKSVFSLLQEGARVPASLWPPPVPTLPG